The Streptomyces sp. NBC_01268 genome segment GTCGCGGAGCTGGGTGAGGTCCTTGTTCAGCGACTCGATCTCGGCGTGCTCCGGCAGCGACCGGCGCTTGTGCGCGATCTGCTGGAGGCGCACGTCCAGGGCCTGGACGTCGAGGAGTCGGATCTGGTCGGCGGGCGCGGCGTTCAGTTGGGGGCTCCAGGAGAGGTGGGTGCGGAAGGGGCGCTCGGAGCGCTCCCGGGGAGGGCGGCGGCCGGGTCGACGTGGGCCGACCAGGGGTCGGTGACCGTCTGGGAGACGTGGACGCGCAGGTCCCAGCCGTGGCGGTCGGAGATCGTGTCGAGCTGGGCGGCGGCCTGCTCGCACCAGGGCCATTCGGTGGCCCAGTGGGCGGCGTCGACCAGGCCGAGCGGGGAGTGCTGGGTCGCCTCGGAGACGGGGTGGTGGCGCAGGTCCGCGGTGAGGAAGGCGTCCACGCCCGCGGCCCGTACGGCGTCGAAGAGGCTGTCGCCGGAGCCGCCGCTGACGGCGACCCGGCGCAGCTCCATGTCGGGGTCGCCGGCGAGGCGGATGCCCTGCGCGGTGGCGGGCAGCCGCTTCGCGGCGCGGGCGGCGAACTCGGCGAGGGTCTCGGGGTGGTCCAGCTCGCAGATCCGGCCGAGGTTGCTCTCGGGGACGAGCGGTCCGGTGACCCGGAGGTCGAGGGCGCCGGCGAGGGCGTCGGAGACGCCGGGGTCGGCGGTGTCGGCGTTGGTGTGGGCCACGTGGAGGGCGATGTCGTGCTTGATCAGGGTGTGCACGACCCGGCCCTTGAAGTGGGAGGCCGCGACGGTCGTCGTCCCGCGCAGGTAGAGCGGGTGGTGGGTGACGATCAGGTCGGCGCCGAGCGCGATGGCCTCGGCGGCGATCTCCTGTACGGGATCGACGGCGAAGAGCACGCGGGAGACCTCGGCGTCGGGGTCGCCGCAGACGGTGCCGACGGCGTCCCACTGCTCGGCCCGCTCGGGCGGCCAGAGGGCGTCGAGCTCGGCGATGACTTCAGACAGACGGGGCACGAGGGAAAGGCTACCTGCCCTGCATGCCCCGCCGTCCTGGCCTGTGGACAACCTGCTCCGGCCGGGTGGGCGCGCCCGCCCGCCGGGTGGGGCGGCCCCGCCCCGGCCGCCGCCCGGTCCCGCTACTTCACGAGGTCGGCGCGCAGGTCGTCGAGGACGCTGTCGGCGGCGGTGACACCGAGGCCGAGGTACCAGGTCTCGTCCGGGACGTCCTTGGCCTGGCCGGCCTTGACCGCCTTGAGGTTCTTCCAGAGCGGGTTGGCCTGGGCGGTGTCCCGCTTGGTGGCCTTGGGGTCGCCGTAGACGCCGGTGAAGATCCAGTCGCCGTCGGCCTGGTCGATCTTCTCGGGGCTGACCTCGACGGCGAGGTCGTCCACCTGCTGGTTGGCGGGCCGGGGCAGGCCGGCGTCCTCCAGGATGGTGCCGATGAAGGAGGCCTTGGCGTAGAGGCGGATCTTGCCCGGGAGGTAGCGGACCATGGAGACGGTCGGCTTGTCGGCCCCGAGGTCCGTCCCGAGCTTCCTCGCCTTGGTCTCGTAGGCGTCCAGCTTGGTCTTCGCCTCCGCGCTCTTGTCCAGGGCGGCGGCGTTGAGCAGGTAGTTCTCCTTCCAGGTGAAGCCCGGGCGGATGGAGAAGACGGTGGGGGCGATCTTCGACAGCTCGTCGTACTTGTCCGCGGCGCGCAGCTGGCTGCCGAGGATCAGGTCGGGCTGGAGGTTGGCGATCGCCTCCAGGTTGAGGTTGTTGATGGTGCCGATGGACTTGGGGCTCCCGGCGTCCTTCTTCAGGTAGCCGGGGATGCCGTCGTCGCCCTCGGAGGGGGCGTAGCCGACGGGCTTGACGCCGAGGGAGACGACGTTGTCGAGCTCGCCGACGTCGAGGACGATCACGCGCTTGGGCGCGGCGGGGATCTCGGTCTTGCCGAGGGCGTGGGTGAGGGTGCGCGGGAACTGTCCCGGCTGGGCGTCCGTCCCCATGGCGGCGGTCTTGGCGGCGGCGTCGCCGAAGTCCTTGCCGCCGACGGCGACGTCCTTCTTCTTGCCGCCCTCGTCCTTCTTGGCCCCGTCCGAGGAGCCGTCACCGCCTCCGCAGGCCGCGAGGGTGAGCGCGGCGGCGAGGCCGAGGGCGGCGGCGGTGCCGCGGCGGCGGAAGGACATGAAGGATCTCCTGTACGCGTACGGGGACGGCTCGCGACCCGGAGGCGGAGCACCGAGTTCCACTTAGGGTCGCCTTACCTTACCTACCCTGAGCCCCACCAGCACAACCCGCCCCCTCCGCTCAGCGGAACCGGATGACGGCCACCCTTTGGGGTGAAGTGCGGTGGCTCGCGTTGTTCGGCTGGAAGTGCGAAAACTAGCTTCGTGGCCGGAGGTGACGAGTCGATGACAGTCTGTGCCGTCGAAACGGCGGCGGAAGGCGGCCCGATGTGGCCCGCGCCCGCCGGCCCCGGAGCGTTCACGATCACCACGAACGGCGCCTACGCGGCCCGGCTCGCGGGATCCGGGGACGCGCTGTACGTCGAGCGGTGGACGCTCGACGGCCCGGAGCCGTACGCCGTACCGCTGCCGCTCGCCCAGCCCGAGGAGCCCGGCACACCGCTGCTGCCGCTGGCCGACGGGCGGGTGCTGGTCGCGCGCCGCGTGGACGGGCGCCGGCACACGTTCTCGCTGCTGTACCCGACCGGCCCCGAGACGGGCGAGCTGGTGCTCGGCGCCGTGGAGGCGCCCGGCACGGGGGAGCTGGTGCTGCTCCCGCCGTCGCCCGACGGCATCTGCGCGTACGCCATGTGCGTCGGCCAGGACACCACCACCCTGTGGCTGGTGGCGGGCGGCGCCTTCGGGCCCGAGCAGGTCGCCGAGGTCAGGGGGCGCTGCTCGGGCGGCGTGTGGCTGGACCGTACGGGCCGGATGCTCGCCCTCGACCGGCGCCTGGACGACGGCCCGGTGAAGGCGGTCGCGGTCGACCTGGAGCGCGGCGGCGAGGTGACCCCGCTGCTGCAGATCACCGAGGACAGCCACGACCGGCTGCTGCTCGCGGACCCCGACAGCGGGCTGCTGCTGATCCGCTCCGACGCGCCCTCGCCGGGGCACGACCGGCTGGGCTGGGGCGTCCTGGGGAGCCTGCTGCCGGTGCGGTTCCCCGAGTGCCTGCGCCTCGACGACGCGGCGGTCACGCCGTTCGCGGTGCAGCCCGGGCAGGCGCTCCTGCCGGAGGGCTGCGGGGTGGCGCTGCGGATCGACGCCGCGGCGGGCAGCTGGGTGGGCATGTGGCGGCCCTCCGCGCGCCGGATGCGCCAACTGGGCGTACCGGCGGGCTGGCTGGCCGGGGCGGGCCTGTGGACGCCCGAGGGGGTGCTGCGGCTCCCCTACGCGACGGCCGGCACGCCCTGCGGGCTCGCGTCCCTGGAGGAGCCCGACGAGCCCCCCGTACCGGAACCGGGCCCGGTGACGGGCACCGGCGCCTTCAAGATCTGCCGGCCGGTGCCGTTGCAGCAGGCTCCGCTGACGGACCGCCGGCCCGCTCGTTAGACTCACTGGCCGCACAGCAAGAGCGAGATCAACGGGGTGAGTTCCACCATGAGCAACACGGACGCGCAGGAGTCGAACGGCTCGGGCAGGCACCGGGGCGAATCGGCACCGTCGGAGGACGCGACGTCCTCCTCGCCGCACGGCCGCCACCGTCGCGAGCCCGACGCGTAGCGGCAGGACCGGCAGGCGCGCGCGAGCGCACGGACGGCCCCCGGGGAGGGATCCCTCCCCGGGGGCCGTCCGCCTTCCTCGACCTCCCCGTCCGCACCCCCGCGCGGTCAGCCCTTCTTCAGCCCCAGCACCTCCGCCGCCGCGAAGGTCTCCCCCGCCGGCCGCGCCGCGTAGTGCGGGGTGAGGAGCCCGTCGAGCTCCTCGTAGGTGAAGGCGTCCTTCGCCGTGTCGAACTTCGCGGCCACCTTCGGGCGGTCCACGATCGCCACCATCCCGCCGTGGACGACCAGCAGCTGCCCGTTGACCCCGGCCGCCGCCGGGGAGGCGAGATAGCCGACGAGCGGCGCCACGTGCTCCGGAGACAGCGGGTCGAGCTGGTCCTCGGCGGTCGGCTCGGCGAACCCGGCGAAGACGTCCTCGGTCATCCGGGTGCGGGCCCGGGGGCAGATCGCGTTCGCCGTGACGCCGTACTTGGCGAGGGCGAGCGCGGTGGACGTCGTCAGGCCCACGATCCCGCCCTTGGCCGCCGCGTAGTTGGGCTGTCCGGCCGAACCGGCGAGGAAGGCCTCGGACGAGGTGTTGACGATCCGCCCGTAGACGCCGCTCTCGCCCGCCTTCGCCCGGCCCCGCCAGTGCACCGCCGCGTGGTGGGTGGTGTTGAAGTGGCCCTTGAGGTGGACCCGGATCACCGAGTCCCACTCCTCCTCGCTCATCGAGAAGACCATCCGGTCACGCAGGATGCCCGCGTTGTTGACCAGGATGTCCAGCTTCCCGAACTCGCTCACGGCCAGGTCGACCAGGGCGCGCGCGGTCTCGAAGTCGGCGATGTCCCCGAGGTGGGCGACGGCCCGGCCGCCCGCCGCGCGGATCTCGGCGGCCACCTCCTCGGCGGGGGTCGCCGACGCGTCGCCGGAGCCGTCCCGCCCGGGCTGGCCGTAGTCGTTGACGACGACGGCCGCGCCGAGCCCGGCCAGTTCGAGCGCCTCGGCCCGGCCGAGCCCGCGGCCGGCGCCGGTGACGATCGCGCTCAGTCCCTCAAGAGGGAGTGACATGGGGCAGGTCCTCTCAGGTGTGGGTACCGGTCAGATCTCGATGCACGTGCGCAGCGCGGCCCCGGTCCGCATCTGCTCCAGCGCCTCGTTGATCCCGGCCAGCGGCACCCGGTGCGTGATCAGGGACTCCAGGTCGATGCGGCCGGCCCGCCAGAGCGCGATGGCCCGTTCGTACGAACGGAGCACGTCCCCGCCCCCGTACATGGACGGCAGGATCTTCTTCTCGTCGAAGAAGAGCTCGAACATGTTGAGCTGGAGGTGGTCGTCGAGGGCGCCCGCGCCGACGACGCAGAGGGTGCCGCCGCGCCGGGTGGTCTCGTACGCGGTGCGCGCGGTGGCCGACTTGCCGACGACCTCGAAGACGTAGTCGAAGCCCTCGCCGCCGGTGATCCGCTGCTTGGCGTCGGCGAGGGCGTCGGGGGCGACGGCCTCGGTGGCGCCGAAGCGGAGGGCGGCCTCGCGCCGGGACTCGACGGGGTCGACGGCGACGATCTGGGCCGCGCCCTGCAGCTTGGCGCCCTGGATCGCGGAGATGCCGACGCCGCCGCAACCGATCACGGCGACCGACGAACCTGCCTCCACCTTCGCCGTGTTGATGGCCGCGCCGAGCCCGGTGGTCACGCCGCAGCCGATGAGCGCGGCGATGTCGAAGGGCACGTCGTCCGGGATGGGGACGGCGCAGCCCGCGTCGACGACGACCTCCTCGGCGAAGGTGCCGGTGCCGGCGAAGCCGAAGACGTCACCGCCGGGGCGCTTGAAGTTGGGGGTCCCGGCGTTCATGAAGCCGGCCAGGCAGAGCTGGGTCTGACCGCGCTTGCAGGCGGGACAGCTGCCGCAGGCGGGCAGCCAGCAGAGCAGCACCCGCTGCCCCTCGCTCAGTCCGGTCACCCCGTCGCCGATGTCGATGATCTCGCCGGCGCCCTCGTGCCCCGGGATGAAGGGCGCGGGCTGCGGGAGGACGCCGCTCATGGCGGAGACGTCGGAGTGGCACAGGCCGGTGGCCCGTACCCGGATCCTCACCCGGCCGGGGCCGAAGCCCACCGCCTCGACGTCGTCGAGGACTTCGAGTTTGTCCTGGCCGATCTCGTGCAGTACGGCTGCGCGCATGGTGCGGCTCCCCTCGGGGCTGGTGTCAGGAGTGGTCCACGACGGTGTCGGCGAGCACGGGCGCGTCGTCCCGCTCGACGGCGCTGACCGTGATCTGGATCCGGCCGCCCTCCAGGCGCCACATCCGGATCCGCAGGGTCTCGCCCGGGAAGACGATCCCGGCGAAGCGGGTGCGGTAGGCGCGGACCCGGGTGACGTCGCCGTCGAGGAGGGTGTCCACGGCCGCCTTGAGGGTCATGCCGTACGAGCAGAGGCCGTGCAGGATCGGCCGGTCGAAGCCCGCCAGCTTGGCGAACTCGGGGTCCGCGTGGAGCGGGTTCCAGTCGCCGGAGAGGCGGTAGAGGAGGGCCTGCTCCTCGCGGATGGGGCGCTCGACGGTGGCGTCGGGCTCGCGGGCGGGGAGTTCGAGGCGCTCGGAGGGCCCGCGGTCGCCGCCCCAGCCGCCCTCGCCGCGGACGAAGATCTGGGCGTCGCTGGTCCACAGCGGGCCGTCCTCGTCGGCGGCCTCCGAGCGGAGCACCAGGACGGCGGCCTTGCCCTTGTCGTACACGGCGGCGACGCGGGAGGTGGAGACGGCCCGGCCGGAGACGGGCAGCGGGCGGTGCAGGGTGATCGACTGCCCGCCGTGCAGGACGGCGGCGAGGTCGATGTCGATGCCGGGGGCGGAGAGCCCGCCGACGACCCCCATGCCGGCACCGGCGACGGTCGCGAAGCTGGGCAGCACGTGCAGCCGGGATTCGAGGGTGTAGCGCAGCTCGTCGGGGTCGGTCGCGGGGACGCCCGCGCCGAGGCCCAGGTGGTAGAGCTGGACGTCCTTGTGGTCCCAGCCGATCTCCGCGCTGCGGGGCTCGGCGGCGACGGCCTTGGCGGCGTCAATGGGCATCGGCTTGCTGCTCCTTGGGGATCCTTGGAGTGGAAGACCTCGGTGCGGTCGTCCGCACCGTCGACCGCACCGAGGCCGTGCGGGAACCGGGACCGGAACGGAAGCCCCAGAAGCTAGAACCTGTTCCAGTTCGGTGACCCCCATGTATAGCGGAGGGGTGTTCTGTTGGGAACCCTCCTGACGGCATGTCAGATCCTGTCCGCTCCCAGGGATGCAGGGCACCCGGGACATTTGTCACTGCCAGGTCCGTACATGCGCTCCTGTCCGGCCGCACCCTCCCCTCCGTAACGTCGTGGTCATGACGAACGAGCCCGCCGTCGCCTTCGAGGCGGCCACCAAGACCTACGGCCCGGTCCGCGCCGTGGACGGCATCGACCTCACGATCCGCCGCGGCGAGACCGTCGCCCTGCTCGGCCGCAACGGCGCCGGGAAGTCCACGACCATCAACCTGCTGCTCGGCCTCGACGCCCCCGACAGCGGCCGGGTCCGCCTGTTCGGCGACACGCCCGCCCGCGCGGTCGAGGCGGGCCGGGTCGGCGCCATGCTCCAGGACACCCGCCCGGTCCCCCGGGTCACCGTCCGCGAGCTCGTCTCGTTCGTCGCCCGCACCTACCCCTCCCCCATGCCGGTCGCGGAGGCGCTGGAGCTGGCGGGCCTGACCGAGTTCGCGGACCGCCGCGCCGACCGGCTCTCCGGCGGCCAGGCCCAGCGCGTCCGCTTCGCCGTCGCCCTGGCCGGCAACCCCGAGCTCATCGTCCTCGACGAGCCGACCGCCGCCCTGGACGTCGAGGCCCGGCAGGTCTTCTGGGACGCGATGCGGGACTACGCCGGGCGCGGCAACACGGTGCTGTTCTCCACCCACTACCTGGAGGAGGCCGACACCAGCGCCGACCGGATCGTCGTCGTCGACGCGGGCCGCGTGCTCGCCGACGGCACGGCCGAGCAGCTGAAGCGGAGGGCCGGCGGGGCGCTGGTCTCCTTCGACCTGCACGGCGGTCCGACGGACGGCCTCACCCTGCTGCCCGGCGTCACCTCGATCGAGATCCGCGGCGACCGCGCGCACCTGCGCAGCGACGACTCGGACGCGACCGTCCTCGCGCTGGCGGCGCTGCACGCGATCCGCGGCCTGGAGGTCGCCCCGGTCTCGCTGAACGACGCGTTCCTGGCACTGACCGGCGCAGACACCACCACCGGCACCAACACCACCGGCACCGCCACCACCGCCACCACCAAGACCATGGAGACGGCCCGATGATCACCGCCTACGTCCGCCTCGAAGTCCGCCGCACCCTGCGCGACGTCGGCTTCGCGATCTCCTCGATCGCCGTGCCGGTGATGATGTACCTGCTCTTCACCAACCTCGGCGGCGCGAACAGCGCCGACGTCAAGGCCGCCGCCATGGTCGGCATGGCCGCGTACGGAGCGCTCGGCGCCGCCCTGTCCCTGGGCACCGGCGTCGCCGAGGACAAGTCCTCCGGCTGGCTGCGCCAGTTGCGGATCACGCCGATGACCTCGCGCCAGGTGGTCACGGGCCGCGCCCTGACCGGCACGGTCGTGGTCCTCCCGGCGATCGCCGCCGTGCTGCTCGCGGGGGCGCTCGTCAACGGCGTACGGCTCGACGCCTGGCAGTGGGCGGCGGTCGCCCTCGCCCTGTGGGCCGGCTCGCTCCCCTTCACCCTGCTCGGCCTGGGCAACGGCTACCGGCTCTCCGCGCAGACGACCGGCGTGGTCAACGTCGCCTGCAACCTGGGGCTCGCGGTGGTCGGCGGCCTGTGGTTCCCGGTGGAGCTGTTCCCGCAGTGGCTGCGCACGATCTCGTCGTACACGCCGACCAACCGCTTCGCCGAGCTCGGCAGGGCACTGACGGAGGGCACGATGCCGGGGACCGGGGCACTGGTGATCCTGGTCGCGTGGGCGGCACTGTTCGGCGCGTACGCGGCGGTCTCGTACCGTCGTTCGGCACGGACGATCTGATGCCTGGGACTGGAGGAGGAGTCGACATGCGACGCAAGCGACGCGGCGGCCGGATCCCGGAGGAGCTGGGCCCGCCGAACGGCTTCGCCATGCTGCCGTGGCTGCTGATGGGCATGGGCGCCGTCTCCAACCTCCTCCAGGGCGACACCCGCTACCCGTGGATCGCCGGCCTCGGCCTCCTGGCCTTCAACTCCCTCTACATCTCGATCGTCTTCCGCGCCTTCGACCGCACCAAGCGGGAGGCCCCGGCGACCTGGTGGCTGCTGGCCGCGATCACTGCGGTCACCCTGGTCCTCGCCACCACCTGCGGCGGCCCCTACCTGCTCTTCTTCCCGCTCCTCGGCCTCGCCGTGGGCTCGGTGGTCCGCGGCCGGATGCTGGGCCGGATCGTCTTCCCGCTGTGCGTGGTCGCGGGCACGGTGGCCGGGCTGCGGGACGGGTGGGGCGCGATCAACGTGGCGTACGGGACGTTCATCTCGGCCATGGTGACGGCGGCGGTGCTCACCCTCTCCGAGACGGTGAAGGAGCTGCGCGCGACCCGCGAGCAGCTGGCCCGCACGGCCGTCGAGAAGGAGCGGCTGCGCTTCTCCCGGGACCTGCACGACCTGCTCGGCCACACCCTGTCGGTGATCGTGGTGAAGTCGGAGGCCGCCCGCCGTCTGGCGCCGCGCGACCTGGACGCGGCGCTGTCGCAGATCACGGACATCGAGTCGGTCGGCCGGCAGGCGCTGACCGAGATCCGCGAGGCCGTCACCGGCTACCGCGAGGTCACCCTGGCCGCGGAGCTGGACCGCGCGCGGGACGCCCTGTCCTCCGCCGGCATCGAGCCGGTCGTCCGCCGGTCGGGCCCGCCGCTGGAAGCGCAGACCGAGGCCCTGCTGAGCTGGGTGGTCCGCGAGTCGGCGACCAACGCGGTACGGCACAGCCGCGCGACCCGCTGCACGATCGAGGTCGGGGGCACCCCCGAACGCGTCCGCCTCACCGTCACGGACAACGGTCGCGGCACGGGCGAGGGCACCCCCGGCAGCGGGCTGAAGGGCCTGCGCGAGCGGGTGCTGGCGGCGGGCGGCACCCTGGAGTCGGGCCCGGGCCCGCGCGGCGGCTTCCGGGTGACGGCGGAGCTGCCGGTGGACGGGGAGGCGGCGGACCCGCCGGCCGATGCCGCCTCCGAAGCCCTGCCGTAGCCCCTGGGCCTTGGGCCCTAGGCCCGGTCGACGGAGAAGACCACGCGTACGCCGACGGTGGAGTTGATCCGCTCGTTGAGCCCCCAGATACGCCCGGTCGCCGGGTCGTAGCCGAGGTTC includes the following:
- a CDS encoding Nif3-like dinuclear metal center hexameric protein gives rise to the protein MPRLSEVIAELDALWPPERAEQWDAVGTVCGDPDAEVSRVLFAVDPVQEIAAEAIALGADLIVTHHPLYLRGTTTVAASHFKGRVVHTLIKHDIALHVAHTNADTADPGVSDALAGALDLRVTGPLVPESNLGRICELDHPETLAEFAARAAKRLPATAQGIRLAGDPDMELRRVAVSGGSGDSLFDAVRAAGVDAFLTADLRHHPVSEATQHSPLGLVDAAHWATEWPWCEQAAAQLDTISDRHGWDLRVHVSQTVTDPWSAHVDPAAALPGSAPSAPSAPTSPGAPN
- a CDS encoding ABC transporter substrate-binding protein translates to MSFRRRGTAAALGLAAALTLAACGGGDGSSDGAKKDEGGKKKDVAVGGKDFGDAAAKTAAMGTDAQPGQFPRTLTHALGKTEIPAAPKRVIVLDVGELDNVVSLGVKPVGYAPSEGDDGIPGYLKKDAGSPKSIGTINNLNLEAIANLQPDLILGSQLRAADKYDELSKIAPTVFSIRPGFTWKENYLLNAAALDKSAEAKTKLDAYETKARKLGTDLGADKPTVSMVRYLPGKIRLYAKASFIGTILEDAGLPRPANQQVDDLAVEVSPEKIDQADGDWIFTGVYGDPKATKRDTAQANPLWKNLKAVKAGQAKDVPDETWYLGLGVTAADSVLDDLRADLVK
- a CDS encoding 3-oxoacyl-ACP reductase; this encodes MSLPLEGLSAIVTGAGRGLGRAEALELAGLGAAVVVNDYGQPGRDGSGDASATPAEEVAAEIRAAGGRAVAHLGDIADFETARALVDLAVSEFGKLDILVNNAGILRDRMVFSMSEEEWDSVIRVHLKGHFNTTHHAAVHWRGRAKAGESGVYGRIVNTSSEAFLAGSAGQPNYAAAKGGIVGLTTSTALALAKYGVTANAICPRARTRMTEDVFAGFAEPTAEDQLDPLSPEHVAPLVGYLASPAAAGVNGQLLVVHGGMVAIVDRPKVAAKFDTAKDAFTYEELDGLLTPHYAARPAGETFAAAEVLGLKKG
- a CDS encoding Zn-dependent alcohol dehydrogenase — translated: MRAAVLHEIGQDKLEVLDDVEAVGFGPGRVRIRVRATGLCHSDVSAMSGVLPQPAPFIPGHEGAGEIIDIGDGVTGLSEGQRVLLCWLPACGSCPACKRGQTQLCLAGFMNAGTPNFKRPGGDVFGFAGTGTFAEEVVVDAGCAVPIPDDVPFDIAALIGCGVTTGLGAAINTAKVEAGSSVAVIGCGGVGISAIQGAKLQGAAQIVAVDPVESRREAALRFGATEAVAPDALADAKQRITGGEGFDYVFEVVGKSATARTAYETTRRGGTLCVVGAGALDDHLQLNMFELFFDEKKILPSMYGGGDVLRSYERAIALWRAGRIDLESLITHRVPLAGINEALEQMRTGAALRTCIEI
- a CDS encoding MaoC/PaaZ C-terminal domain-containing protein; amino-acid sequence: MPIDAAKAVAAEPRSAEIGWDHKDVQLYHLGLGAGVPATDPDELRYTLESRLHVLPSFATVAGAGMGVVGGLSAPGIDIDLAAVLHGGQSITLHRPLPVSGRAVSTSRVAAVYDKGKAAVLVLRSEAADEDGPLWTSDAQIFVRGEGGWGGDRGPSERLELPAREPDATVERPIREEQALLYRLSGDWNPLHADPEFAKLAGFDRPILHGLCSYGMTLKAAVDTLLDGDVTRVRAYRTRFAGIVFPGETLRIRMWRLEGGRIQITVSAVERDDAPVLADTVVDHS
- a CDS encoding ABC transporter ATP-binding protein — translated: MTNEPAVAFEAATKTYGPVRAVDGIDLTIRRGETVALLGRNGAGKSTTINLLLGLDAPDSGRVRLFGDTPARAVEAGRVGAMLQDTRPVPRVTVRELVSFVARTYPSPMPVAEALELAGLTEFADRRADRLSGGQAQRVRFAVALAGNPELIVLDEPTAALDVEARQVFWDAMRDYAGRGNTVLFSTHYLEEADTSADRIVVVDAGRVLADGTAEQLKRRAGGALVSFDLHGGPTDGLTLLPGVTSIEIRGDRAHLRSDDSDATVLALAALHAIRGLEVAPVSLNDAFLALTGADTTTGTNTTGTATTATTKTMETAR
- a CDS encoding ABC transporter permease; amino-acid sequence: MITAYVRLEVRRTLRDVGFAISSIAVPVMMYLLFTNLGGANSADVKAAAMVGMAAYGALGAALSLGTGVAEDKSSGWLRQLRITPMTSRQVVTGRALTGTVVVLPAIAAVLLAGALVNGVRLDAWQWAAVALALWAGSLPFTLLGLGNGYRLSAQTTGVVNVACNLGLAVVGGLWFPVELFPQWLRTISSYTPTNRFAELGRALTEGTMPGTGALVILVAWAALFGAYAAVSYRRSARTI
- a CDS encoding sensor histidine kinase, with protein sequence MRRKRRGGRIPEELGPPNGFAMLPWLLMGMGAVSNLLQGDTRYPWIAGLGLLAFNSLYISIVFRAFDRTKREAPATWWLLAAITAVTLVLATTCGGPYLLFFPLLGLAVGSVVRGRMLGRIVFPLCVVAGTVAGLRDGWGAINVAYGTFISAMVTAAVLTLSETVKELRATREQLARTAVEKERLRFSRDLHDLLGHTLSVIVVKSEAARRLAPRDLDAALSQITDIESVGRQALTEIREAVTGYREVTLAAELDRARDALSSAGIEPVVRRSGPPLEAQTEALLSWVVRESATNAVRHSRATRCTIEVGGTPERVRLTVTDNGRGTGEGTPGSGLKGLRERVLAAGGTLESGPGPRGGFRVTAELPVDGEAADPPADAASEALP